The Gammaproteobacteria bacterium genome includes a window with the following:
- the trpR gene encoding trp operon repressor: MIKPKAGWQTFLDLCLGLENPKELSSLLDLLLTPEEKDNLAMRCLIVQALLQKRHTQREIAENLQVSIAKITRGSNELKRMPAKLLEYLRDNLNGYHHNTCHPERKRRMTVK; the protein is encoded by the coding sequence ATGATTAAACCAAAAGCAGGTTGGCAAACATTTTTGGATTTATGCTTGGGTTTGGAAAATCCAAAAGAACTTTCTTCGTTACTTGATCTATTGTTAACTCCTGAAGAAAAAGACAATCTGGCGATGCGGTGTTTAATAGTTCAGGCATTATTACAAAAGCGACATACACAACGTGAGATAGCGGAAAATCTGCAAGTCAGTATTGCTAAAATTACCCGTGGTTCAAATGAATTAAAGCGCATGCCAGCAAAATTATTAGAATATTTGCGAGATAATCTTAATGGCTATCATCACAATACCTGTCATCCTGAGCGCAAGCGAAGGATGACAGTAAAATAA
- the rpsO gene encoding 30S ribosomal protein S15, translating to MSLTPEEKAKIIEQYQRFAGDTGSPEVQTALLTHRINKLTGHFKDHKKDHHSRRGLLRMVSLRRKLLDYLKREDLERYRSLIGQLNIRY from the coding sequence ATGTCATTGACCCCTGAAGAAAAAGCTAAAATCATCGAACAATACCAGCGTTTTGCCGGAGACACCGGTTCCCCAGAAGTACAAACTGCGCTTTTGACTCACCGCATCAACAAACTCACCGGTCATTTCAAAGACCATAAAAAAGACCATCATTCCCGCCGTGGCTTGCTACGCATGGTCAGCCTGCGCCGTAAACTGCTGGATTATCTTAAGCGTGAGGATCTTGAGCGCTACCGTAGTTTGATTGGCCAGCTAAACATTCGCTATTAA
- the pnp gene encoding polyribonucleotide nucleotidyltransferase encodes MTSVKKTFQFGDRQVTLETGVVARQASSAVMVTMGDTVILVTVVGVPSEGEARDFFPLTVNYQERTYAAGKIPGGYFKREGRPTEKETLISRLIDRPLRPLFPADFTDEVQITATVMSLDPEVDTDIPAIIGASAAIALSGIPFNGPIGAARVGYKDGNYLLNPSPKQMPTSSLDLVVSGTEHAVLMVESEAKELSEEVMLGAVVFGHQQMQAAIAAIKEMVKEGGNKTPWPWNPPANNVNLEQQITQLAEAQIREAYQIREKPTRRNRLSEISAQVVSTLCTGEESAPSSDEVKKILEHLKEQVVRHNILQHKPRIDGRDTKTIRPIQVATGVLPRTHGSALFTRGETQAIVVATLGTGRDVQIVDELGGERKEPFMLHYNFPPYSVGETGMMGSPKRREIGHGRLAKRALQAVMPTMEEFPYVIRIVSEITESNGSSSMASVCGGSLALMDAGIPIKAPVAGIAMGLIKEGDAFAVISDILGDEDHLGDMDFKVAGTEAGITALQMDIKIEGITTEIMRQALIQARDGRLHILSIMNQSINTPREQISSFAPRITTFKINPDKIREVIGKGGATIRDITESTGTTIDITDDGVVKIAAVDSNAAEEARRRVNDIVAEVEIGSIYDGTVVKIMDFGAFVAITSNKQGLVHISQICHERVANVQDKLQEGQVVRVKVLEIDKQGRIRLSMKEVDTLIEV; translated from the coding sequence GTGACATCAGTCAAAAAAACCTTTCAATTCGGTGACCGTCAGGTCACTTTAGAGACGGGCGTTGTCGCTCGTCAAGCTTCCAGCGCCGTCATGGTCACCATGGGTGACACTGTCATATTAGTCACGGTAGTCGGTGTCCCTTCCGAAGGCGAAGCACGTGATTTTTTTCCCTTAACCGTTAATTATCAAGAACGTACCTACGCCGCCGGAAAAATCCCGGGTGGATATTTTAAACGTGAAGGCCGCCCGACCGAAAAAGAAACCCTAATTTCACGCCTCATCGATCGGCCGTTACGTCCCTTATTCCCAGCGGATTTTACTGACGAAGTGCAGATCACCGCCACAGTGATGTCGTTAGACCCTGAAGTGGATACCGATATTCCTGCTATCATCGGCGCATCGGCAGCCATAGCCCTATCCGGCATTCCATTTAATGGCCCCATTGGTGCCGCGCGAGTAGGTTATAAAGATGGCAATTATCTCCTCAATCCTAGCCCTAAACAGATGCCAACTTCTAGTCTAGATTTAGTTGTCTCAGGCACTGAACACGCCGTGCTCATGGTAGAGTCTGAAGCCAAAGAATTATCGGAAGAAGTCATGCTCGGTGCTGTTGTCTTCGGTCATCAGCAAATGCAGGCAGCGATTGCAGCCATCAAAGAAATGGTGAAAGAGGGCGGCAATAAAACCCCTTGGCCTTGGAATCCTCCTGCCAATAATGTGAATTTAGAACAACAAATCACGCAATTGGCTGAAGCCCAAATTCGCGAAGCCTACCAAATCCGCGAAAAACCCACCCGCCGTAACCGCTTAAGTGAAATTAGTGCTCAGGTAGTCAGCACTTTATGCACCGGCGAAGAGTCAGCTCCCAGCAGCGACGAAGTGAAAAAAATCCTAGAGCACCTGAAAGAACAAGTGGTGCGCCACAATATTTTGCAGCACAAACCCCGCATTGATGGTCGTGATACCAAAACTATACGCCCCATTCAAGTAGCCACCGGCGTATTACCACGCACCCATGGTTCAGCGCTATTTACCCGCGGCGAAACCCAGGCGATTGTCGTTGCCACTTTAGGCACTGGACGCGATGTGCAGATTGTTGATGAACTGGGCGGTGAGCGTAAAGAACCGTTTATGCTGCACTACAATTTCCCGCCTTATTCAGTAGGCGAAACCGGCATGATGGGTTCACCCAAGCGCCGTGAAATTGGCCATGGCCGCTTAGCTAAACGTGCCCTGCAAGCCGTGATGCCGACGATGGAAGAGTTCCCTTATGTGATCCGCATCGTCTCTGAAATCACTGAATCGAATGGTTCAAGTTCTATGGCGAGTGTCTGCGGTGGTAGCTTGGCGTTAATGGACGCTGGCATACCCATCAAAGCACCGGTTGCAGGTATCGCTATGGGTTTAATCAAGGAAGGTGATGCTTTTGCTGTCATCAGCGACATTTTAGGTGATGAAGATCACCTGGGAGATATGGATTTTAAAGTCGCCGGCACTGAGGCTGGGATCACCGCCTTACAAATGGATATTAAGATTGAAGGCATTACCACTGAAATTATGCGTCAGGCTTTAATCCAAGCGCGTGATGGCCGCTTACATATTCTAAGTATCATGAATCAGTCCATTAATACGCCACGTGAGCAAATTTCAAGCTTTGCTCCGCGCATCACGACCTTTAAGATTAATCCCGATAAGATACGGGAGGTTATCGGCAAAGGCGGTGCAACTATCCGTGATATTACCGAATCCACCGGCACCACCATCGATATCACCGATGACGGCGTAGTTAAAATTGCTGCCGTAGACAGCAATGCCGCTGAAGAAGCCCGCCGTCGTGTGAATGATATTGTTGCTGAAGTGGAAATAGGCTCTATCTATGATGGAACCGTAGTCAAAATCATGGATTTTGGCGCGTTTGTTGCAATTACTTCTAATAAACAAGGTCTAGTGCATATTTCCCAAATCTGCCATGAGCGTGTGGCCAATGTGCAGGATAAACTGCAAGAAGGTCAGGTCGTGCGAGTAAAAGTACTGGAAATCGACAAGCAAGGCCGCATCCGCTTAAGTATGAAAGAGGTGGATACTCTGATTGAAGTGTAA